GGCATCGGCCTGCCCGAAACTGTTGTGACCACCTTTTCCGGCAGCGCCGCCGAGTTCCGCTCTTCGCTTAAAAGCGAACCGTTCCTGATTCTGGCGGCCATTATTGTCATCTACATTGTCCTGGGGGTCCTCTATGAAAGCTACATTCACCCCATCACGATTCTCTCGAGCCTGCCCTCGGCCGGGGTGGGCGCCCTGCTGGCGCTGATGTTGACCGGCCAGGACCTTTCCCTTATCTCGCTCATCGGCATCGTGCTGCTGATTGGCATCGTGCAGAAGAACGCCATCATGATGATTGATTTCGCGCTCGATGCCGAGCGCAACGAGGGTTTGCCTCCCGAACGCTCGATCTACCAAGCTGCCTTGCTGCGCTTTCGTCCCATCATGATGACCACCATGGCCGCGCTGCTGGGCGCATTGCCCCTGGCGTTGCAGCACGGCGAAGGCTCCGAGTTGCGACGGCCCATGGGCATCGCCATTGTCGGCGGCCTGTTGCTCTCGCAGTTCATCACTCTCTATACAACCCCGGTGGTGTATCTGTACCTCGACCGGCTCGGCGCCTGGTTCCGGCGCTGGCGTCAGGCAGCACACTTGGCAGAGCCTGCGGGCCTGCCTTCGCCTGAGACCTGAGCCGTGAGCGTTTCTGAGCCATTCATCCGCCGGCCAGTCGGCACGTCGTTGCTGGCGGCGGGACTGTTCCTGGCCGGAATCATCGCCTATCATTTCCTTCCGGTCGCCCCCATCCCGCGCGTGGATTTCCCGATGATCAGTGTTTCGGCCTCGCTGCCGGGGGCCGACCCTGCGACGGTCGCCTCGACGGTCGCCGCCCCGCTTGAAAAACGCCTGGGCCAAATCTCCGGCGTCTCCGAAATCACCTCCGTCAGCACCCTGGGCGGGGCGGGCATCACTATCCAGTTCAATTTGGATCGCAACGTCGATGGCGCGGCGCGGGATGTGCAAGCGGCCATCAATGCCGCCGCAGGCGACCTGCCCATCAACCTGCCCGCCCCTCCCACCTACCGAAAGGTCAATCCCGCCGATGCCCCGGTCATGATCCTGGCCATGACTTCTCAAACCTTGCCGCCTACACAAATCTACGATTATGGCGACACCATCATCGCCCAACGCCTCAGCCAGGTCGAAGGCGTCAGCCAGGTCTATATCAGCGGTGCGGCCAAAAATGCCATTCGCGTCCAGGTCAACCCCGCCGTCCTGGCCTCGGCCGGGCTGAGCCTGGAAGACGTCCGCGCCCTGCTCGGACAGGTCAATGTGGATGAACCCAAGGGCAGTCTGGAAGGAAACGGCCTGGCCTACACTCTGGACAGTAACGATCAACTCCTGGTGGCGCGCGATTACCAGCGGCTCGTGCTGGCCGAAAAGCCGAAGGGCCCTGTCAAACTCTCCGCCGTTGGCCAGGCCTTTGACGGCCTGGAGAACACCCTCCAAGCCGGGTGGTCCGGCACCAATGTCGCCGTCCTGGTCATCATCTTTAAACAGGCCGACGCGAATGTACTCGAGACGGTGCAACGCATCAAAACAGAGCTGCCTCACCTGGCGGAATGGTTGCCGCCGGCAGTCAGGCTCACTGCCATTAGCGATCGGACGCGCACCATCGAGTCCTCGGTTAAGGAAGTCCAGTTTTCCCTGATGCTGAGCATCGCCCTGGTCGTGATGGTCATTTTCCTGTTCTTGCGGCGCTTCTGGCCCACCTTCATCGCCAGTATCACCGTCCCGCTCGCATTGGCAGGGACGTTTGCCGGGATGTACTTCTGCCATTATACCCTGGATAATCTCTCCTTAATGGCGATCACCATTTCCGTCGGGTTCGTTGTCGATGACGCCATCGTCGTTATTGAAAACATCTATCGCCATATCGAGCACGGCGAAGCGGCATTTCCCGCGGCCCTCAAAGGAGCCAGACAAATCGGCTTCACCATCGTTTCGATGACCACCTCGTTGGTGGCTGTGTTTATTCCGTTGCTGTTCATGAGCGGGTTGATTGGCCGTTTGTTTCACGAATTTGCCGTGACGTTGAGCATCGCCGTCCTGATCTCCGGTGTGCTTTCTCTGACCCTTACCCCGATGATGTGCTCGCGCTTCTTGCGCGCCGAGGCCACATACGGACCCCCGGGCATGTTCTATCGCTCCGCCGAGCGCGGGTTTAAGTGGATGCTGGGCGGGTACGAATCCGCGTTGCGTTGGGTCCTGCGCTATCAGGCATTTATGCTGGTGGTGTTCTTCGTGACCATGGCCACAACTGTCGTGCTGTACTTGTTTATTCCCAAGGGCTTCTTTCCACAGCAGGACACCGGCGGGCTGATGGGCACGACCGAGGCGGCCCAGGACATCTCGTTCAAAGCGATGAAGAAGCTTCACCAGCAGGCTCTTTCGATTGTCATGGCTGACCCGGCAGTCGAGTCGATTGGCTCGTTCCTCAGCGGCAGCGGCAACTCGGTCGTCAATAATGGCCGCATGTTCATTACCCTCAAACCAGTCGAACAACGCAATGTCACGGCGGACCAGGTGATTAACCGCTTGCGCCGCAAGCTGTCGGTTCTGCCAGGCATCACGCTTTATATGCAGGCCAGTCAGGACATCCGGGTCGGAGGACGCATGAGCAAGGCCCAATATCAGTACGCCCTCCAATCGAGCGACCTGGACGAACTCAAACACTGGTCGGCGGTGCTCCTGGATAAATTGCGCCAGGAACCCTTGTTGCGCGACGTGACCAGCGACCAACTCACGGGCGGATTGCAGTCCAACGTGGTGGTCGATCGCGATGCCGCCGCGCGCCTGGGTATCTCACTGGCCGCTATCGACAACACTCTCTATGACGCCTTCGGGCAGCGCCAGGTCTCGACAATGTATAAACGATACAACCAGCATTTTGTGGTTTTGGAAGCTGAACCGCGCTTTCTTCTCGACCCTGAGTCTCTCCAACAAATCTTTGTCAAATCCTCCACGGGCCTGCTCGTCCCTTTATCGGCCGTAGCCAAATTTGAGACGGGCAACACCTACCTCTCGGTGAATCACCAGGGTCAATTCCCGGCAGTCACCCTTTCATTCAACCTGGCCCTCGGCGCCTCGTTGGGCGCGGCGACGGAAGCCGTGCAGCGCGTGGTGGAGAGCCTCCACATACCCTCGGTGGTGCAAGGCAGCTTTCAAGGGACGGCGCAGGTATTCCAGGCATCGATGGCGAGCACGCCGGTCCTGGCGCTGGCCGCCTTGATTGCGGTGTATGTCGTCCTGGGGATGCTTTACGAGAGCCTCATCCATCCCATCACCATCCTCTCGACGCTGCCTTCTGCTGGCGTGGGGGCGCTGCTGGCCTTGCTGGCAACACACCTCGAACTGTCTCTGGTCTCTTTCATCGGCATCATCCTGCTTATCGGCATTGTGAAGAAAAACGCCATCCTGATGATCGATTTCGCCCTCGAAGCCGAGCGCAACGACGGCGCCTCGCCGGAGGAGGCCATTTACCAGGCCTGCATCATTCGCTTTCGCCCCATCATGATGACGACAATGGCTGCCTTGTTTGGCGCTGTGCCGCTGGCCATCGGACTCGGCGCCGGCTCGGAATTGCGCAAACCTCTGGGCATCGCCATCGTCGGCGGCCTAATCGTTTCCCAGGCGCTCACGCTCTTCACAACACCCGTGGTTTATCTCTTATTCGAACACATCCGCCGCTGGTTCGCCCGCTGGCGCCCGCAATGGCCCGCCCTCCGGCGCCGCCGCGCCACAGCCGAGACTGCATAAAGGGAAGGCGGAAAAATGGAAGCAGAAACATAGATTCTGATAATATTTTTCAGGCTTGGCTTCTGTCTAATAGTTTAATGGTTAATCCTGAATGCTCGCCCCTTGCCGGGGCCGAAACTCCGTTTATCTTAGCCGGGCAATCGCAAATTGGCCACTTGCGCCGGGCTAGGGGGCTCTTGTATGTTTCAGCGCCCGGTAAGGGCAAGCCGATGTGGCGGAATTGGCAGACGCGCTAGACTCAAAATCTGGTATCCGTAAGGATGTGTGGGTTCGACCCCCTCCATCGGCACCACCGCACAGGAGGCTCCCGAATCCATTTCAAGCGCCGCCGTCTTCCGCGGGATTCAGACTGCCACGATGGCGGTGGCCTGGTGATCGATATCTGATGGGACCGCGCGCCGGGCCTTTGTCGCCGCTCGGCGCCCAGCCGTTGCGGCATTGGTCAGACGCGCATTCTCGTTTTCGTCACCAACTGATCCGGCGGATGCCAGGGACGCTGTCGAAGTGGGGATCGGCGCTCAGGATGGATAAATTGTGGTGCCGGGCCAGGGCGGCAATCCAGACATCGTTGGAAAAGATGGGACTGGCGCGCTCCTTCAAGGTTTGCCGAATTTCGGCGTAAGCGGCAGCGGTGTCCAGGGAGATTTCAAGCACCGTCCGTGCCGGGTCAGTTGCTCCGACCAAGCTAGGCGGCGTGGACGGTCGCGACCCTCCAGCAGGCCAAACCGATACTCGCCAATGACAATCACAGGAAGATGCGGCCCTGGGCCGGTGGCGATCTTTTCTCGAGCCGACAGGTTGCCTTCAGCGAAAGCCGTGATCGCGTTCGTGTCCAGGATCACAGCGTGTCCTCGGGTTCCAAAACCTCGAACTCCTCGTCAATCCGCTGTTGGATGCGACGAGTCTCGGCGCGGTCAGATGCGGTCTTGCCGAAGGCGCCTGCCAATTTCATCCAGGCCGGCGGCGCGGAGGGCGTTCCGGCAGTCTTGAGCTTGTCATCGAGGGCCTCGGTGAAGAACTGTTTGAGGTTGATACCGCGTGAGGCGGCAACGCTCTTGGCGCGTCGGAGCGTCGTGCCTGGAATTTCAATGGTTGTCTTCACAAGCGCACCCTACCATATTTATGGGTCTGGTCGATAATCTACCTGGCAGATCTTAACGCTACCGGACGGTTGCCGTGCTCTGGTATTTTGCGATAACGCCGCCCCACCGTGGCGTCGGTCGGGTCTGACAGTTTCAACTCTGGTTCGCGCACCGTCCGCTCCACCCATTCTGCGGGAATGTGACGTTCCGCCGGCACATCGCGCGCCTCACGTGGTCACGGCGTAATCCACGCCTCGCGGGTTTTCCGCCTTGAGTTGATTTGCTTGACCGAGCGGGATTGCGAGAACGGCGCCCGAGGGGTAGCCTGGGACATCTATGAAACAGGATTTGCGGGCGGCTTTGCTCTGGCAGTGGATGCGCCTCCTAATCGCAGGCGCCATGCTGGGCGCGGAGTTGAAATCAGGCACTGCTGCAACGCAGGCGCCTCGTCCGAATATTGTTCTGATTTTGGCTGATGATTTGGGTTATTCCGATTTGGGCTGTTTCGGTTCCGAGATATCGACCCCCAACCTGGACCGCTTGGCGGCGCAAGGGCTAAAAATGACCGAGTTCTATACGACGCCGCGGTGT
The sequence above is drawn from the Verrucomicrobiia bacterium genome and encodes:
- a CDS encoding efflux RND transporter permease subunit produces the protein MSVSEPFIRRPVGTSLLAAGLFLAGIIAYHFLPVAPIPRVDFPMISVSASLPGADPATVASTVAAPLEKRLGQISGVSEITSVSTLGGAGITIQFNLDRNVDGAARDVQAAINAAAGDLPINLPAPPTYRKVNPADAPVMILAMTSQTLPPTQIYDYGDTIIAQRLSQVEGVSQVYISGAAKNAIRVQVNPAVLASAGLSLEDVRALLGQVNVDEPKGSLEGNGLAYTLDSNDQLLVARDYQRLVLAEKPKGPVKLSAVGQAFDGLENTLQAGWSGTNVAVLVIIFKQADANVLETVQRIKTELPHLAEWLPPAVRLTAISDRTRTIESSVKEVQFSLMLSIALVVMVIFLFLRRFWPTFIASITVPLALAGTFAGMYFCHYTLDNLSLMAITISVGFVVDDAIVVIENIYRHIEHGEAAFPAALKGARQIGFTIVSMTTSLVAVFIPLLFMSGLIGRLFHEFAVTLSIAVLISGVLSLTLTPMMCSRFLRAEATYGPPGMFYRSAERGFKWMLGGYESALRWVLRYQAFMLVVFFVTMATTVVLYLFIPKGFFPQQDTGGLMGTTEAAQDISFKAMKKLHQQALSIVMADPAVESIGSFLSGSGNSVVNNGRMFITLKPVEQRNVTADQVINRLRRKLSVLPGITLYMQASQDIRVGGRMSKAQYQYALQSSDLDELKHWSAVLLDKLRQEPLLRDVTSDQLTGGLQSNVVVDRDAAARLGISLAAIDNTLYDAFGQRQVSTMYKRYNQHFVVLEAEPRFLLDPESLQQIFVKSSTGLLVPLSAVAKFETGNTYLSVNHQGQFPAVTLSFNLALGASLGAATEAVQRVVESLHIPSVVQGSFQGTAQVFQASMASTPVLALAALIAVYVVLGMLYESLIHPITILSTLPSAGVGALLALLATHLELSLVSFIGIILLIGIVKKNAILMIDFALEAERNDGASPEEAIYQACIIRFRPIMMTTMAALFGAVPLAIGLGAGSELRKPLGIAIVGGLIVSQALTLFTTPVVYLLFEHIRRWFARWRPQWPALRRRRATAETA
- a CDS encoding PIN domain-containing protein, with protein sequence MVGATDPARTVLEISLDTAAAYAEIRQTLKERASPIFSNDVWIAALARHHNLSILSADPHFDSVPGIRRISW